From the genome of Halorussus caseinilyticus, one region includes:
- a CDS encoding DUF7123 family protein produces MTDYTDEERRIIAYLRESVSKGERYFRSKNIAEQLGLSSKQVGVRLPELAEKSEEVDIEKWGRAKSTTWKVTPG; encoded by the coding sequence ATGACTGATTACACCGACGAGGAACGGCGTATCATCGCGTATCTCCGCGAGAGCGTCTCTAAAGGCGAGCGTTACTTCCGCTCGAAGAACATCGCCGAACAACTCGGTCTCTCTTCGAAGCAGGTCGGTGTCAGACTTCCGGAACTCGCCGAGAAGAGCGAGGAAGTGGACATCGAGAAGTGGGGTCGCGCGAAGTCCACGACGTGGAAGGTCACGCCGGGATAA
- a CDS encoding DUF7528 family protein translates to MSRDEATDLQEAVGDALTQRREFFRTAGVHREDGTYEVTRRGADSAGNSKVFESFEALRRMFDRLPVEFTADDVGRTGITGSRRHMLVRHFAEHPAFDCDITRRNPLTAEKTNEAQAREKTMTGDESEVASAD, encoded by the coding sequence CTGAGTAGGGACGAGGCTACCGACCTGCAGGAGGCGGTCGGTGACGCCCTGACCCAACGCCGGGAGTTCTTCCGGACCGCGGGCGTCCACCGCGAGGACGGCACCTACGAGGTCACGCGCCGAGGTGCGGACTCGGCGGGCAACTCGAAAGTGTTCGAGAGTTTCGAGGCCCTGCGCCGGATGTTCGACCGACTGCCCGTCGAGTTCACCGCCGACGACGTGGGACGGACGGGCATCACGGGGTCGCGCCGCCACATGCTGGTGCGCCACTTCGCCGAACACCCGGCGTTCGACTGCGACATCACCCGTCGGAACCCGCTGACCGCCGAGAAGACGAACGAGGCACAGGCCCGCGAGAAGACGATGACCGGCGACGAGAGCGAGGTGGCGAGCGCGGACTGA
- a CDS encoding phosphate uptake regulator PhoU has product METRKVQRLGPSTLAMTLPAEWASENNVEKGDEVSLRMGGKGTLTVLPESAHTEESEAVIHAENLDADAVERAIVAQYVLGRRVIHLESEETLDSAHINAVYKAETQLMGLGVVEETPNSIAIRCSVDPEDFSLDNLLERLENTGSTMRGEAVKALAHGNPDLAQRALNRERQANKIFVLLLRLIFTAYQNPTLARAVDLDSGFPLIGYRSIAKNLELIADNAEDIAEIALEAEGHTLDVDGQTMRRIREFTDQVDEITAKAVQAAVERDYDKTLEVRALFHEIGDRESDILSDLPEMDNDALLAVREVLVSLQQTAQYAMRNAEIAANLALNEESEHTTIN; this is encoded by the coding sequence ATGGAAACGCGAAAGGTGCAACGGTTGGGTCCCTCTACGCTGGCGATGACCCTCCCCGCGGAGTGGGCGTCGGAGAACAACGTCGAGAAAGGCGACGAAGTGTCGCTTCGCATGGGCGGAAAGGGGACGTTGACGGTGCTTCCGGAGTCGGCACACACCGAGGAGTCCGAGGCGGTCATCCACGCCGAGAATCTGGACGCCGACGCGGTGGAGCGAGCGATCGTCGCCCAGTACGTCCTCGGGCGGCGGGTCATCCACCTCGAAAGCGAGGAGACCCTCGACAGCGCCCACATCAACGCGGTGTACAAGGCCGAGACCCAACTGATGGGTCTGGGCGTGGTCGAAGAGACGCCCAACAGCATCGCCATCCGGTGCTCGGTGGACCCCGAGGACTTCAGCCTCGACAACCTGCTCGAACGCCTCGAAAACACGGGTTCGACCATGCGCGGCGAGGCGGTCAAAGCCCTCGCGCACGGCAACCCGGACCTCGCTCAGCGCGCGCTCAACCGCGAGCGACAGGCGAACAAGATTTTCGTCCTTCTCCTGCGTCTCATCTTCACGGCCTACCAGAACCCGACGCTGGCGCGAGCGGTGGACTTGGACAGCGGGTTCCCCCTCATCGGCTACCGGTCTATCGCCAAGAACCTCGAACTCATCGCGGACAACGCCGAGGACATCGCCGAAATCGCGCTCGAAGCGGAGGGTCACACCTTGGACGTGGACGGCCAGACGATGCGTCGCATCCGGGAGTTCACCGACCAAGTGGACGAAATCACCGCGAAGGCGGTCCAAGCCGCCGTCGAACGCGACTACGACAAGACGCTGGAAGTCCGGGCGCTGTTCCACGAAATCGGCGACAGGGAGAGCGACATCCTGTCGGACCTGCCAGAGATGGACAACGACGCCCTGCTCGCAGTCCGGGAGGTGCTGGTCAGCCTCCAGCAGACCGCCCAGTACGCCATGCGAAACGCCGAAATCGCGGCCAACCTCGCGCTGAACGAGGAGAGCGAACACACGACCATCAACTGA
- a CDS encoding carbon-nitrogen family hydrolase has protein sequence MRLALAQLDVEGGAVEANRERAEAAIAEAADRGADLVALPEIFNVGYFAFDTYQRGAEPIEGPTLARIADAAREYDVGVLAGSIVEDLAETESVETPADEGLANTSVLFDREGKRLAVYRKHHLFGYESAEARMLVPGETLGVAEFEGATVGMTTCYDLRFPELYRDIAAEGADLILVPSAWPYPRVEHWKLLPRARAVENQLFVATINGSGEYDDATLLGRSTVYDPWGTTLASTGDDPALVVTDVDLGRVERVRDEFPAWDDRRV, from the coding sequence GTGAGACTCGCACTCGCACAACTCGACGTGGAGGGCGGTGCGGTCGAGGCCAACCGCGAACGCGCGGAGGCGGCTATCGCCGAGGCCGCGGACCGCGGCGCGGACCTCGTTGCGCTCCCCGAGATTTTCAACGTCGGCTACTTCGCGTTCGACACCTACCAGCGCGGTGCCGAACCCATCGAGGGTCCCACGCTCGCGCGCATCGCGGACGCCGCGCGCGAGTACGACGTGGGCGTCCTCGCGGGGAGCATCGTGGAGGACCTCGCCGAAACCGAGAGCGTCGAGACGCCCGCCGACGAGGGACTCGCCAACACCTCCGTCCTGTTCGACCGGGAGGGAAAGCGACTCGCGGTCTACCGCAAACACCACCTGTTCGGCTACGAGTCGGCGGAGGCCCGGATGCTCGTCCCCGGCGAGACACTCGGGGTCGCCGAGTTCGAGGGTGCGACCGTCGGGATGACGACCTGTTACGACCTCCGGTTTCCGGAACTCTACCGCGACATCGCCGCGGAGGGCGCGGACTTGATTCTGGTTCCGAGCGCGTGGCCCTACCCCCGCGTCGAACACTGGAAACTCCTGCCGCGCGCTCGCGCGGTCGAGAACCAACTGTTCGTTGCGACCATCAACGGGTCGGGCGAGTACGACGACGCCACCCTGCTCGGGCGCTCGACGGTCTACGACCCGTGGGGGACGACGCTGGCGAGTACGGGCGACGACCCGGCCCTCGTCGTGACCGACGTGGACCTCGGCCGAGTCGAACGGGTCCGCGACGAGTTCCCGGCGTGGGACGACCGGCGAGTCTGA
- a CDS encoding ATP-NAD kinase family protein — protein sequence MRTIGVVVNPIAGMGGRVGLKGTDGKVVEARERGAEARAPDRALAALRAVAERAPETEIVTYGGEMGEREARDAGFGPEVVGGPESEATTTAADTREAVRRFAAEGVDLILFVGGDGTAVDVAETLKEEGVETPTLGVPAGVKVYSAVFAVTPEAAGRVAADFDRTETREVNDIDEDAYREGEVRADLKALAEVPVAEDLQSSKQVGGGTVESLAAGVADDAKADEGATYVLGPGSTVGAIKSELGFEGSPLGVDVWRDGEVLVADATADEILDHLGDRNVVVVSPIGGQGFVFGRGNDQISPEVIRRSEVEVVASKSKLDGVGVLRVDTGDDGVDDSLRGWRKVRVGRFERRMMKVV from the coding sequence ATGCGAACCATCGGCGTCGTCGTCAATCCAATCGCCGGGATGGGCGGTCGGGTCGGCCTGAAAGGGACCGACGGAAAGGTCGTGGAGGCCCGCGAACGCGGCGCGGAGGCGCGGGCACCCGACCGAGCGCTCGCGGCCCTGCGCGCGGTGGCCGAGCGCGCGCCCGAGACCGAAATCGTGACCTACGGCGGCGAGATGGGCGAGCGAGAGGCCCGAGACGCGGGGTTCGGCCCGGAAGTCGTCGGGGGTCCCGAGAGCGAGGCGACCACGACTGCCGCCGACACGCGCGAGGCGGTCCGCCGATTCGCGGCCGAAGGGGTGGACCTGATACTGTTCGTCGGCGGCGACGGAACCGCGGTAGACGTGGCCGAGACCCTAAAGGAAGAAGGCGTCGAGACTCCGACTCTCGGAGTCCCGGCGGGCGTGAAAGTTTACTCCGCGGTGTTCGCGGTCACGCCCGAGGCGGCGGGCCGGGTCGCCGCGGATTTCGACCGGACCGAGACCCGCGAGGTCAACGACATCGACGAGGACGCCTACCGCGAGGGGGAGGTCCGGGCCGACCTGAAAGCGCTGGCCGAGGTGCCCGTCGCCGAGGACCTCCAATCAAGCAAGCAGGTCGGCGGCGGCACCGTCGAGAGTCTGGCCGCGGGCGTGGCCGACGACGCGAAGGCAGACGAGGGCGCGACGTACGTCCTCGGTCCCGGAAGCACCGTCGGCGCGATAAAGTCCGAACTCGGCTTCGAGGGGTCGCCCCTCGGCGTGGACGTGTGGCGCGACGGCGAGGTTCTGGTGGCGGACGCCACTGCCGACGAGATTCTCGACCACCTCGGCGACCGGAACGTCGTCGTGGTGTCGCCAATCGGCGGGCAGGGGTTCGTCTTCGGTCGGGGCAACGACCAGATTTCGCCCGAGGTGATTCGCCGGTCGGAAGTGGAAGTCGTCGCCTCGAAGTCGAAACTCGACGGCGTGGGCGTCCTCCGGGTCGATACCGGCGACGACGGGGTGGACGACTCCCTCCGCGGGTGGCGGAAAGTTCGGGTCGGCCGGTTCGAGCGCCGGATGATGAAGGTCGTTTAA
- a CDS encoding DUF7525 family protein: MAEHETVGSDKGIGLATLFTLLAAGATVAMFVAPGTELAAWGFAAAVTAGVLAVAAVHLFW; this comes from the coding sequence ATGGCCGAACACGAGACTGTTGGGAGCGACAAGGGCATCGGACTCGCTACGCTGTTCACGCTACTGGCGGCCGGGGCCACGGTTGCGATGTTCGTCGCGCCGGGCACCGAACTCGCCGCGTGGGGATTCGCCGCCGCCGTGACCGCCGGTGTCCTCGCCGTCGCCGCCGTCCACCTCTTCTGGTAA
- a CDS encoding CoxG family protein produces MTVRVERTFDLGVSPENVWNFIADPEKRASVISVVADFEETGENTYIWHIRLPIPFLDTTVPVETEDVESDPPRYVKFVGRSSALRVTGEHEVREAENGSRLVNRFTVEGRVPGVERYFKKNLDDELDNLEAALREEAAA; encoded by the coding sequence ATGACTGTCCGGGTGGAGCGAACGTTCGACCTCGGGGTTTCGCCGGAGAACGTCTGGAATTTCATCGCGGACCCGGAGAAGCGGGCGAGCGTCATCAGCGTCGTCGCCGATTTCGAAGAGACCGGCGAGAACACCTACATCTGGCACATCCGACTCCCGATTCCGTTTCTCGACACGACGGTACCGGTCGAAACCGAGGACGTGGAGTCGGACCCGCCGCGCTACGTGAAGTTCGTCGGCCGGTCGTCGGCGCTCCGGGTCACGGGCGAACACGAGGTTCGGGAGGCCGAGAACGGGTCTCGGTTGGTCAACCGGTTCACCGTCGAGGGCAGAGTCCCGGGCGTCGAACGCTACTTCAAGAAGAATCTGGACGACGAACTCGACAACCTCGAAGCGGCGCTCAGGGAGGAAGCCGCGGCGTGA